From a single Bos indicus isolate NIAB-ARS_2022 breed Sahiwal x Tharparkar chromosome 11, NIAB-ARS_B.indTharparkar_mat_pri_1.0, whole genome shotgun sequence genomic region:
- the MSGN1 gene encoding mesogenin-1 — translation MDNLRETFLSLEDGLGSSDSPGLLSSWDWKDRAGSFELTQASPSQSLSPAPSLESYSSSPCQAVAGLACGHGGANGRGGDDCSGLGTSGLIEVDYDMLAFPPAYLQGSSGTKAQKGTKVRMSVQRRRKASEREKLRMRTLADALHTLRNYLPPVYSQRGQPLTKIQTLKYTIKYIGELTDLLNSGREPRPQSA, via the coding sequence ATGGACAACCTGCGAGAGACCTTCCTCAGCCTGGAAGACGGCTTGGGCTCCTCCGACAGCCCTGGCCTGCTGTCCTCCTGGGACTGGAAAGACAGGGCGGGGTCCTTTGAGCTGACTCAGGCCTCTCCCTCCCAGAGCCTCTCCCCAGCTCCATCCCTGGAGTCCTATTCTTCCTCTCCCTGTCAGGCTGTGGCCGGGCTCGCCTGTGGGCATGGAGGTGCCAACGGTCGGGGCGGCGATGACTGCAGCGGCCTTGGGACCAGCGGCCTGATAGAGGTGGATTACGACATGCTGGCTTTCCCGCCTGCCTACCTGCAGGGCTCGAGTGGCACCAAGGCCCAGAAGGGCACCAAGGTCAGGATGTCCGTCCAGCGGAGACGGAAGGCCAGCGAGAGGGAGAAGCTTCGGATGAGGACCTTGGCTGATGCCCTGCACACCCTCAGGAATTATCTGCCCCCTGTCTACAGTCAGAGGGGCCAGCCGCTCACCAAGATCCAGACGCTGAAGTACACCATCAAGTATATCGGAGAGCTCACGGACCTTCTCAACAGCGGCCGAGAGCCCCGGCCCCAAAGCGCTTGA